One Candidatus Methylacidiphilales bacterium DNA segment encodes these proteins:
- a CDS encoding polyphenol oxidase family protein, translating to MLPRFTWLQFPFLAGFSSLCHGFSLRDETIPFQNVNSTLLSQSLPLLGLHTTSCIVQGEQTHGNQVAIVTPSSPSLIPHVDALITREKQIVLAIRTADCAPLFIYDPKLHACGLAHSGRRGTELNILQKTVDAMRAEFGSYPSSLHVAIGPCIRPPFYETDFAATIRKQAREAGIHHLYDCGLNTAEDLSLFYSYRMERGNTARHYSVIALI from the coding sequence ATGCTGCCTAGATTTACCTGGCTTCAGTTCCCTTTTCTCGCGGGCTTTTCCTCTCTCTGTCACGGTTTTTCCTTACGAGACGAGACGATTCCATTTCAGAACGTCAATAGCACGCTCCTCAGCCAGTCGCTCCCCCTCCTTGGGTTGCACACGACTTCTTGCATTGTGCAAGGTGAGCAAACACACGGCAATCAAGTAGCCATAGTCACGCCTTCTTCCCCAAGTCTGATCCCGCATGTGGATGCCCTGATCACGCGCGAAAAACAAATAGTTCTCGCCATACGCACGGCGGATTGCGCGCCGCTTTTTATTTATGATCCAAAGCTTCACGCCTGCGGTTTGGCTCATTCAGGGCGTCGAGGGACGGAGTTGAATATTCTACAAAAAACCGTTGATGCAATGCGCGCGGAATTTGGTTCTTATCCTTCTTCGCTTCACGTGGCTATTGGTCCTTGTATTCGGCCGCCTTTTTATGAGACAGATTTTGCTGCCACTATTCGCAAGCAAGCTCGGGAAGCAGGCATCCATCATCTGTATGACTGTGGGCTAAATACTGCTGAAGATCTAAGCCTCTTTTATTCTTACCGCATGGAACGCGGAAATACAGCGCGGCATTATTCCGTGATTGCTCTGATCTAA